From the genome of Taeniopygia guttata chromosome 31, bTaeGut7.mat, whole genome shotgun sequence, one region includes:
- the LOC140681070 gene encoding olfactory receptor 14J1-like, translating to MFFFLLNLALSDLGSICTTVPTALHNSLWDTSTISYPGCAAQLYFFVFFISAEFYLLTIMCYDRYVSICKPLHYGTLLGSRACAHMAAAAWASAFLNALLNTANTFSLPLCHGNAVDKFFCEIPQILKLSCSKSYLRELGVLVFSIFLAFCCFVFIVFSYVQIFRAVLRIPSEQGRHKAFSTCFPHLAVVSLFISTGVFTYLKSPSMSSPSLDLALSVLYSVVPPALNPLIYSLRNQELKAAVWRLMTGCFQEH from the coding sequence atgttcttcttcctgctcaacctggccctcagcgacctgggctccatctgcaccactgtccccacagccctgcacaattccctctgggacaccagcaccatctcctaccctggatgtgctgcacagctctatttttttgtctttttcatctCTGCAGAGTTTTatctcctgaccatcatgtgctatgaccgctacgtgtccatctgcaaacccctgcactatgggaccctcctgggcagcagagcttgtgcccacatggcagcagctgcctgggccagcgcctttctcaatgctctgctaaacacagccaatacattttccctgcccctttgcCATGGCAATGCCGTGGAcaagttcttctgtgaaatcccccagatcctcaaactctcctgctccaaatcctatctcagggaacttggggttcttgtgttttctatatttttagcattttgttgttttgtgttcatagttttctcctatgtgcagatcttcagggctgtgctgaggatcccctctgagcagggacggcacaaagccttttccacctgcttccctcacctggccgtggtctctctgtttaTCAGCACTGGTGTATTTACCTACCTAAAGTCCCCCTcaatgtcctccccatccctggatctggccctgtcagttctgtactcggtggtgcctccagccctgaaccccctgatctacagcctgaggaaccaggagctcaaggctgcagtgtggagactgatgactggatgctttcaggaacattaa